The Phaeacidiphilus oryzae TH49 region GCGGACGTCTCTGGCCGCGTCGCGGCGGTCGGCCCCGGCGTGGACGGGGACCTCGTCGGCCGCCGGGTGGTGGTCGACCCGGCGATCTACGACTCCGGCGGACCGGACGCCAACCCGGTGGGCCTGATGGGCAGCGAGCGTGACGGCGGCTACGCGGAGTATGTGACGGCGCCGGCCGAGCTCGTCCACGACATGACGGACTCCCCGCTGACGTTCGATCAACTCGCCGCGCTGCCCACCGCCTACGGCACCGCGCTGGGCATGATCGAGCGGGGACGTCTCCAGGATGGCGAGACCGCCCTGGTGACCGGCGCCTCCGGCGGGGTGGGTCTCGCACTGATCCAGATCGCCCGGGCCCGCGGCGCCCGGGTGATCGCCGTCAGCAGCGCGGCCAAGATCGAGGCGGTGCGCGAGGCGGGGGCGCACGAGGTCCTCGACCGCGCCCGGGACCTCGCGGGGCAGATCCGCGCGGCCGCACCGGAGGGCGTGGACGTCGCCCTCGACGTGGTCGCCGGCGACCTCCTCGCCGACGGGCTGCCGCTGCTGCGCGAGGGCGGCCGATGGGTCGTCGCCGGCGCCCTCGGCGGCTACGGCGCGGCCTTCGACGTCCGCCGCCTCTACCTCCACAACGCCCAGGTGATCGGCTCCGCGATGCACACCCCCCGGCACTTCGGACTGCTGATGGACCTCGCCAGGCGAGCCGCGATCCGGCCCGTCGTCTCCGCCGGCCTCCCTCTGGAGCGGGCCGCGGAGGCGCAGGAGGAGCTCGCCCGCAGGCGGCATGTGGGCAAGCTGGTCCTCCATCCGTGAGGCCCCGCTCCGGTGAGGGTTGAGGCCCCGCTCCGGTGAGGGCCGGGTGTGGGCGGTGATACTGCTGGCATGGAGCAGCATTTCGATCTCGTCGTGATCGGCTCGGGCTCGGGCAACTCGATCGTCGACCACCGGTTCGCCGGACTGCGGGTGGCCCTCGTCGAGAAGGGGGTCGGCTCGCAGGACAGCTTCGGCGGCACCTGCCTGAACGTCGGGTGCATCCCGACCAAGATGTTCGTCCACACCGCGGACGTGGCCCGCGGCGCGGAGCACGGCGCCCGGCTGGGCGTGGACCTGGAGCTGCGCGGCGTGGACTGGCCGGCCGTCCGGGACCGGATCTTCGGGCGCATCGACCCGATCGCCGAGGGCGGCGAGCGCTACCGCGCGGAGGGCAGCCGGCACGTCACCCTGTACCGGGGAACCGCCTCGTTCATCGGCGAACGCCGGCTGCTGGTGCGGACGGCGGAGGGCGAGACCGTCCTCACCGCCGACCAGATCGTGGTCGCCGCGGGCAGCCGCCCGGTCCTGCCGGAGGTCCCCGGCCTGGACGAGTCGCTCGGCTTCCACACCAGCGACAGCATCATGCGGCTGGAGCGTCTGCCGCGCCGCCTGGCGGTCCTCGGCTCCGGCTTCGTCGGCGTCGAACTCGCCCACGTCTTCGCCTCGTTCGGCGTCGAGGTGACCGTGATCGCCCGCAGCGGCCTGCTGCTGCGGCACGAGGACACGGACATCGCCGAGCGGTTCACCGAGACGGCCCGGCGGCACTGGGACGTCCGGCTGGACCGCAAACTGGTCCGCGCCCGGCGGCAGGGCGAGACCGTCCTCCTCGACCTGGAGGGCCCGGCGGGCCAGGAGACGCTGGAGGCCGACACGCTGCTGGTCGCGGTCGGGCGCAGGCCCAACTCGGACCTGGTGGACGCGGTGGCCGGAGGCCTCGCCCTGCACCCCGACGGCCGGATCATGGTCGACGAGCGGCAGGCCACCTCGGTGCCCGGGGTGTGGGCACTCGGCGACATCTCCTCTCCCTGGCAGCTCAAGCACGTCGCCAACCTGGAGGCCCGGACCGTCGCCCACAACCTCCTCCACCCGGACGACCAGCGGACCTCCGACCACCGCTTCGTTCCCCACGCGGTCTTCACCGACCCCCGGATCGCCTCCGTCGGCCTGACCGAGCAGCAGGCCCGGGCCGACGGCGTACGGTACGTGGCGGCCACCCGCAGATACGCCGACATCGCCTACGGCTGGGCGATGGAGGACACCACCGGCTTCGCCAAGGTGCTCGCCGACCCGGCCACCGGGCGACTGCTCGGCGCCCACATCATCGGCCCCGAAGCGCCCACCCTGATCCAGCCGCTGGTGCAGGCGATGTCCTTCGGCCTGGACGCCCGCGCGATGGCCAGGGGCCAGTACTGGATCCACCCGGCGATGCCCGAACTCATCGAGAACGCCCTTCTCGGCCTGGAACTCGACCCCGACCCCGCCGATCCCGTCCGCGACTGACCCCGGCCGCGACTGACCCCGTCTGCGATCCCCGGGGCCCGGAGCAGGCAGCAGCGGGCAGCAGGGGGCGGGTGGGCGGCGCCGGACCGCCGGCCGGGGTGCCGGTGCGCCCCGCCTCCGGGCTCTCCGGCGGCGGGGCGCACCCGGCGCGCCTCGGCGGTGCGCCCGTGGTCGCGGGGGCCAGGCGCGGTGGTCAGACGCGGGCGGCCGGGCGGCGGCGGCCCAGGGCCAGTGCGGTGCCGATGCCGCCGAGGGCCAGCAGGGCGACGCCGCCGGCGACGTCGGCCGAGTCGACGCCCCGGGTGGCCCCGCCGACACCGGTGTGGACGGCGCCGCTGGGGGTGACCGGGCAGTCCCTGGCGGCGTCCGAGGTCGCCAGGTTGGCCGCGTTCTCCAGCATCGACAGGTTCTGCTGCTCCGCCGTCCCCGGGTGGCCGCCGGCGGCGACCTGCTGCTTGTAGGAGGCGAGCGCGGCCTGGTAGGCGGCCTCCGCCTTCTGCTCCATGGCGAGGGCGCGGGAGCAGCCCGCGCTGACGGCCGGAGCGGTCGCCGCCTGGGCGGGCACCGCGAACAGCACGCTGGCACCGATGACGGCGGAGCCGACGAGTACACGGACAGAACGCATGTCGTTCCTTTCAACGGCAGGAGGGCGGCGGTCGCGCCGCGGGAACTCCTGCACACCGCGCGGAACACTCCCCTCCGGGCTCGCGCCCGGCACCCGGCGGGCGGGCGGAACAGCGCGCCCCACCCCGTGTGCCCGGACGTTTCCGCAGCTCACCCGGGGCAAACGGGCGTTCGGGTTCATTGCCGGGAAATCACCCTTGCGGCCGTGAGGTGGGCGTAGACGACCACGTTGCCGAGGTAGCCGCTGGTCCGCGAGAAGCCGCCGCCGCAGGTGATCAGCCTCAACTCCGGCCGCGTGGCGGCGCCGTAGACCTTCGCCGAGGGGAACGCCGTCTTGGCATAGACCTCCACGGCGTCGACGGTGAAGACCGCCGTACGGCCGTCGGCGCGGGCGACGTCGATGTGATCCCCCTTGTGGAGGGCCCCGAGGCCGTAGAAGACCGCCGGGCCGCGCTCGGTGTCGACGTGGCCGGCGATGACGGCGGTGCCGACCGAACCGGGAGCCGTTCCGGCCGCGTACCAGCCCGCCAGGTTGCGGTCGCCGACCGGCGGCGCGGCCAGCGTCCGGTCCCGGTTCAGGGCGAGGCGGACGAGCGGCGCGGAGACGTGCAGCACGGGGATGACGATCCGTCTGGGCACAGACGGCGGCAAGGCGCCCGGACTGCTGGGCGCGGCAGGGGCCGGCGCGGCAGGCGCCGGCGAGGCGGGGCCGGGCTCGCCGCGCTGAACGCGTCCGCGCGGTCGGGCTGCGGCGGCGCATGGGTGGCCAGCCCCTCGTGGAGCAGCCACGCGCCGCTCAGCAGCGCCAGCGCCGGCAGCACGCCGGCCTTCGTCTTCGGGGCGATCGGCACAGCTGCGACTGATCCCCGCGGCGCCGCTGCGGCGAACCCTCCCGGCGCCGGTCTCCCGCTATCGGCCCACGGCTATCGCCCGGCCGTGATCCCGGCGAGGATGAGGTCGATCCCGGCGAGGAACTCCGCCCGGTCGTCGTGCCCGGGCAGTCGGTCGGCGATGCCCCGGACGAACGCGTACCGCCCGGGGTCGAGCTCCGCCCACTCGGCCGCGACCGCGCCGAGGAACGCACTGCGGTCGGTGCCGGGCTCCACCGCCCGGGCGTTCACCGCGTTCTGGCCGGCCACGCCGAGGATGTAGTTGAGCAGCGCGGAGGCCGCGGTGAACCGGGCGTGCTCGGGCACGCCTAGCGCCTCCACCTGCCGTCCCAGGTGCTCGAAGACGCGCAGCAACGGCGGCTTCCAGGAGGCGCGGGCCAGTTGCGCGCCGGCCCAGGGGTGGGCGTCCAGGGCGTCGAAGACGCCGAGGGCGAGGGCGCGGACTGCCTCCGACGGGGCCGGGTCGGCGTCCTCCGCGGGGAGGGCGGCGAGCACCACGGACTCGGTGGCGGCCGCGAGGAGCTCCGCCTTGCCGGTGAGGTGCCAGTAGATCGCCCCCGGCCCGGTCGCGAGGCGCTCGGCCAGGGCGCGGAAGGTGAGTCCGCCCTCCCCCACCGTGTCGAGGAGTTCGACGGCGGCGCTGACGATCCGCTCCCGGGAGAGGGACCCCTGCCGTCGTTCCGGTCGGCGCGTGCTGCTTGGCATACCCCCAGACTAGCAGCCATGGAACATTGTTCCAGCTTGACAAGCCATGGAACGACGTTCCACTCTGGAGGCTCTGGAACGGCGTTCCAGAGCTATGAGAGGAGACCGCCATGACCACCGACCCCACCCCCGTCACGATCATCGGCGCAGGCCTCGGCGGGCTGACCCTGGCCCGCGTCCTGCACGTCCATGGAATCCCGGCCGCCGTCTACGAGGCCGAGCCCTCCCCCGCCTCCCGCGCCCAGGGCGGGATGCTCGACATCCACCAGCGGACCGGCCAACGCGCCCTGGCCGCGGCCGGCCTGACCGAGGAGTTCCGCGCGCTCATCCTGGAGGGCCACGAGGCGACGCGGATCATGGACCGGGGCGGAACCGTCCTGCTGGACGAACCGGACGACGGCTCCCACCGGCGCCCCGAGGTCCAGCGCGGCGAACTGCGGCGGCTGCTGCTGGAATCCCTGCCGCCCGGCACCGTCCACTGGGGGCGCAAGGCCACCGGCGTCCGCCCGCTCGGCGCCGGCCGCCACGAGGTGGCCTTCGCCGACGGCGGCACCGTCGAGACCGGCCTGCTGGTCGGCGCAGACGGCGCCTGGTCGCGGGTCAGGCCGCTGCTCTCCGACGCGAGGCCCGGGTACCTCGGCCGGTCCTACGTCGAGTGCTACCTCTTCGACTCCGACAGCCGGCACCCGGCCGCCGCGAAGGCCGTCGGCGCCGGCTCGCTGACGGCCCTCGCCCCCGGCAAGGGCATCCAGGCGCACCGGGAGGCCGACGGGCGGCTGCACACCTATGTGGCGCTCTCCCGCGACCTGGACTGGTTCGCCGGCGTCGACTTCACCGACCCGGCCGCGGCCACCGCCCGGATCGTGCGCGAATTCGACGGCTGGGCGCCGGAGTTGACGGCACTGATCACCGAGGCCGACACCGCACCCGTGCTGCGCCCGCTGCACGCCCTGCCGACCGGCCACCGGTGGGAGCGGGTGCCGGGCGTGACGCTGATCGGCGACGCCGCCCATCTCTCGGCCCCGAACGGCGAGGGCGCCAACCTCGCCATGTACGACGGCGCGGAGCTCGCCGAGGCCCTCGCCGCCCACTCCGACGCCCCCGAGCGCGCCCTCGCCGAGTACGAACGGGCCATGTTCCCCCGCAGCGCGAAGGCCGCGGCCGACGGCACCGAACTCCACGACCTGATGTTCGGCTCCGCCGCGCCCGAGAGCCTGGTCGCCATGTTCACCGGTCAGGCCGGCTGACCGGCCCGACCGCCGCGGGGCCTCCGCCTCACTCCGCCGGCGTCCGCCCCGGCGACCGGCGGGCGGCGAGGAGGGCGCAGGCCGCCAGCGGGATCCGCAGCGGCAGGCGGCCGTAGGCGAGCGCCCGGTGGGCGGAGGAGCGGTGCCGCCAGTCTCAGGCCGTCTGCACATTGGCCGGGAAGACCGCGGCGATCAGCGCGGCGCCGCTGGCATAGGTGTACGCACGGGCCGGCGTACTTACCGATGGGTAGCCATGCGAAGCGCAGGCGGAGAGTGCAGGCCCCGGGCTTCCGCGTCGAGGGGGGCGAGCGGAAGGCCCGGGGCCTGGCGGGCCGTATGGGAGACGGCCTCGGCTCTCGCCTGTCCGGGGATACCGCGGCCAAACCCCGACCCCCCTTGACGGAGGGGGCAGTTGGGGCGCGGCGCCCGAACGGGTGAGTGTGCCGTACGGTGCCGCGGGCAGGCGGGGCACTGACCGGAAGGGCCGGCGGAGACCGTGCGGTCCACCGACGCAAGGAGACAGGGAGGCACCTGGCATGCTCCTCGACAGCGAGCAGCAGGCGATCACCATGACCATCAAGGACCGCAGTTCCGCCTTCGTGGACGACCACGCGGACGTCTGGGTGACCGGGGAGGACGGCGGTGTGCTGGTCCTCGCCGCGGACGACTGCTCCCTGCTGTTCGACGCCGCCGCGGACTGGCTGCGCGAGGAACCGGAGCTGCACGTCATCGATGCGCAGTGGCAGCTCGGCCCGGTCCCGCCGCGCCATCTGATGCGCCTGCGGCTGCGGCCCAAGCCGGCGGCGGACTCCGTCGGCTGAGTCCTGCGGCCGGGCCGGCGGGGCCGGCGGGGCCGGCGACCGGGCCGGCGGGTGGACCGGCGACCGGGTCCGGCGCCGCGGCCCGGTTCAGACCGCGCCCTCCTCGGCCTCCTCTACGGGCCCGGCCGACTCCGCCTCCTTGGCATCGGCGTAGGAGTCGACCGGCACGGCGTCCATCGGGAAGGGGACCGGGCAGGAGGGGCCGAAGAGGAGGGCCCCGGCCTCCTCCGCGGAGGCCGCGATCGCCGCCAGCACCCCGGGCACCAGCGGCTCCGCGGCATGCACCACCACCTCGTCGTGCTGGAAGAAGACCAGTCGCGGCGGGTCGCCCCCGGCCGCGCCGCCGAGTTCGGCGAGTCGGCGGCGCAGGGAGACCAGCAGCACCAGGGCCCATTCCGCGGCGGTGGCCTGGATCACGAAGTTCCGGGTGAACCGGCCCCAGGCGCGGGCGGAGCCGCTGACCGGGACCGGATCGCCGTCCTCGCCGAACTCCCGGGCGCCCTCCCCGTCTCCGAGCACCGGGGAGACCCGGCCGAGGAGCGAGCGCACCGAGCCGCCGGACTCCCCCGTGCGGGCGGCGGCCTCCACCAGCTCCATGGCGCGCGGGAAGCGGTGCCGCAGCACGTTCACCAGCTGGCCGCCCTCGCCGCCGGTCTGCCCGTACATCGCGGCGAGGAGGGCGATCTTGGCCCGGGCCCGGTCGCCGCCGAAGGCCTCGGCGGCCAGCCCGGCGTAGAGGTCGCCACGGGCCGCCGCCCGGGCCAGCCCGGGATCGCGGGACATCGCCGCGAGGATCCGCGGCTCCAGCTGACCGGCGTCCGCCACCACCAGCCGGTGCCCCGGGTCGGCCACCACCGCCCCGCGCAGCACCCGGGGGATCTGCAGCGCCCCGCCGCCGCGCGAGGCCCAGCGGCCGGAGACCACGCCGCCGACCACATACTCGGGGCGGAACCGGCCGTCGCGCACCCAGCGGTCCTGCCAGGCCCAGCCGTGGGCGGTGTGGATCCTGGCCAGCTCGCGATAGCGGACCACCAGCGGCGCGGCCGGATGGTCCAGAGCCCGCAGCTGGTGCATCCGCAGCGAGGGCAGGCTGATCCCCTGCTCGGCGAAGGCCCGCAGCAGCTGGGCCGGCGAGTCGGGGTTGAGCCGCGGGCTGCGCAGGGCGCGCTGGATCTCCTGGCCGAGGGCGGCCAGCGCGGGCGGCAGCGCCCCACCGGAGGCCGCGGAGGCACGGGGGCGCGGGCCGAGGAGCTCGACCAGCAGGCGGTCGTGCAGCTCGGTGCGCCAGGGCAGCCCGTCGAAGCCCAGCTCGGCGGCGGCCAGCGCGCCGGCGGACTCGGCGGCGGCGAGGAGGGTGAGCTCGCGGCCGGCGGCCCGCAGCCGGCGCAACTGGTCGGCGTGCACCTCGACCAGCGCGGCCAGCGGGTCGACGCCTGGCGGCAGGTTGCTGCGATCGGCGACCACGCTGAACAGGGCGTCCTGGTCCTCGTGCGCGGCGTGGTGGGGTTCCGCGTCGGGCGGCTCGGGGTGGCCGTGCAGCCGGGCCCAGGCGGCGCCGAGCGACCGGGGGCGGCCCAGCGCGCCCTCGGAGCCCAGCAGCAGCCGTTCGGTCAGGGCGACGTCATGGCAGCGGCCGAGCCGGGCGCGGCGACCGGTCAGCTGCGGCAGCAGCCTCGGATAGAGCTCGTCGGTGTCGGCCCAGACCCAGCGGGGATGCCCCTCCCGCTCCACCTCGGCCACGGCGACGGCGAGGTCGGGCACTCGGCGCGGTGCCCCCAGGGCGCGCCCGTCGTCCGCGAGCCACTGGAGCACTCCCCCGGCGCCGTCCAGGTCCGCCACCAGCGCCATTCGCGCCCCTGCCACCACTCCCACCCGGCCGAAGCTATCACCAGGGTCCGACAACGCCGGGCCGACCGGCGGCGCCGCCCCGTCCGCGGGGCCCGGAGGGCGGAAGGCGTGAATCCGACTCCCAAGGACTCCGTAATGCGCCCGTGATTGTGAGCTGGATCGCCCGTATTGTTTTTGCCTCTTTTGCCGGGTTGCGGTAGCCGCGGCCGGGTGGCGGAGTGCGCCAGGTCACTTTCCGGAGCCATTTCCGGGGCCTTGGAGGTGAGGCCGCCCACAGGGCCGCGGGGAACACGAATCGGGATAGTCGAAGGCGCAGGCCCCAGCAGGCCTGGGGAGCGAAGCCGATCGGGTCTGACTACGGAGCTCTCCGTAGATGGGGCATTTGGGCCGGTCCGGGTTCTCTGGCTATCAATGACTCATCGCAATCGCCGCGGTGGAAACGAACCGCGGTCCTGTTCCGCAGGGCACCGATCCCACGGTGTGCCCCGGCGCCCGGAAATCCGATGGCCGCCGACGAAGCGGCCGCCGGCAGAAAAACTTCCGGCGCCCCGACTACCGATTGAGGTTTCGCCCGTATGTCTCGTTCCACCCGCACCACCGCCCGTCTCCGTCTTCCCGCCGCGATCGTCGCCGGCGCCGCCGGCCTCACCGCCCTCGGCGGGCTGACCTCGGTCGCCAGCGCCGCGACCCCGGGGCAGGCGAGTGCGCAGGTGTCCGCGCACCAGCAGCACGTCGCACACCAGGCCCACCTGAACCACCTGAACCGCTCGGTCGCAGGCACCTCCACCGGCGCCTCCGCCCACCAGGCTCACCTGAACCACCTCGCCCACAGCAGCCACGCCGCTGCCGCCGCCGCGCCGGCCGCGACCGCGTCCACCGGTGTGAGCACCCGGGCCGTGAGCGCCACCACCTCGGCCCCCTCCGGCTCCCCGCAGCAGATCGCCGCGCAGTTGGTGCCGGCCGACCAGCTGGCCTCCTTCGAGCAGATCATCTCCCACGAGAGCGGCTGGAACGTCCACGCCACCAACGCCTCCTCCGGCGCCTACGGCCTGGGCCAGGCCCTGCCCGGCTCCAAGATGGCCTCCGCCGGCGCCGACTGGCAGAACAGCGCCGCCACCCAGATCAAGTGGGCCCTGTCCTACATGAACGACCGCTACGGCTCCCCCAACGCCGCCTGGGCCTCCTGGCAGGCCAACGGCTGGTACTAAAACCCCAGCCAACCCCGGCACACGGCCCGCCACCGACCCCCACCAGGGGGATCGGCGGCGGGCCGCCGGCATTCCCGGCCGTCGGCGGTTCCCAGGCTTTTTTCACGGATAACCGCTGGGATCTACCCGCGTCGCCATGGCACCGTAAGAGGCAGCCACTCTCCCTGATCGGGGAGGCCCCGCTCCGGCACCCTGCGAGGGCATCATGACGCTCCATCTCGCCCCCTCGAAGCAGTCCCCCTGGCCCTACGGCGACCCCACCATCCACGTCCGCCGACTGGATTCCGACGCCGTCGCGGTGCTGCTCTCCGGAGAGATCGACATCGCCTGCGCCAACCGCGTCCGCGAAGCGCTCGGCCGGATCGCGAGCGTCACCCGGGACACCGTGGTCGACCTGAGCGCGGCCACCTTCCTCGACGCCACCGGGCTCGGCCTCCTCTGCCACGCCCGCAACGCGGCCCGGGCGCACGCCGGACGGCTGGCCACGGTCTGCCCGGCCGGCCAGCCGCTGCGGGTCCTGCGCACCGCCGACATGGCACGGACGCTCCTGGTCAGGCCGACCCTCGCGGAGGCCCTGGCGGCGATCCGGGGCCTCCCCGGCCTCGCCGCATAGGGCCCCCACCGGCTCGCGGCCGCGGGTCCGGCGGCCGGCACGCGCCCCCGGGTTCAGTGCCCGTCGCCGAAGTCCACGGTGACGTCGGTGTAGCCCAGGGAGTGCAGGAGACCCTGGAGCATCCCGCGGGTGTTCTGCTCGGCCCGCCCGGTCAGGCCGGACGAGGCGGCGGCCTGCTGGATCTTCTGCGCGGCCAGCTCCTGCACCTGCTGCTGGGTGGTGTCGGGCGACGAGGAGAACAGCGAGCCCAGCGCGCTGAAGACACCGCGCTCCTGCGCGAAGACATAGGAGTGCTTGGGGTCCAGCACCGTTCCGCCGAGACGGGCGTGCGGCAGCAGCACCGTCACGGTGTGCGGGCCCGAGACCTTGACGTCGCCGCGGCCGATCCCGCCCAGGTCCACATACGCGTCCACGCTGCCCGCGCCCACGTACAGCGTGCGCGTGCCGACCAGGGCCGACGGCAGGTAGCGGGCCTCCTTGGCCAGGTCCACCACCACCTGGTAGCCGCCCTCCGCCGCGTCGTAGCGGCTCATGTCCTGGATCGAGCGGAGCACAGCGGGACCCGAGCGGTCCACCGTGTGCTCCGCGAAGGGGTTCACCAGTGCGGGCACCCAGCGCAGCGCAGCCGCGCCGAGGAAGAGCGCGGCCGCCAGTGGGACGGCCACCATGACACCCAGCCACCACCTCGGCCGGCGCACGACCCTGAGCCTGCGCCCGTCCTCGTCCACGACTGAGGTAACTCGCCTTGTCTCCATGCCAGAAGACCCCCGATCCGGTCGTCTTCCCTCACCCCCCGTCTTCCCCCGCCGGGCGGTGAACATGGCATGGCGGACCGTCAGGCGGCGAATCCGATGCCGGAGCAGTACTCGTAGCCGCCCCAGTCCGAGCCGAGGTCTTCCAGGACGGCGTCCTGCCACTCCGCCGCGAGTTCCGCCTCGTCGCCCTCGGCCCAGGACTCGACGATGCCCTCCCAGTGCCGGACGTTGACGCTGCGGTGGGTGGTGACGTTGCCGCGCCGGCGCGCGCCCTGGACCTGGGACTGGTCGTGGGGATGGATCTCCACCCTGGTGCCGCGGCCCCGGTTGTTCAGCCGGCGGATCAGGTATTCGGCGACGTTGCGGCGGCGGAGGGCGAGGTAGGCGGCGTCCACCCGGTCCCGGTTGGCGCGGCTGGGGCCGGCTTTGCCCGTCTGCCAGCGCCTGAGGGTGCGTGCGGTGACGGTGACGCCGGCCGCGCGCAGCGCCTGGTCGCCGCCCTTGTGCCGGGCGAGGTAGTTCAGGCGGGCGGTCAGGCCGCGCCGGGAGGTGACGGGTGAGGCGATGCCGTGGGCGATCTCGTCCAGCCGCCGCCCGGCCAGGCGCCAGCCGGGCTCGCCGCGCATGCCGTACAGGTGGGGCTGGAGGTTGTTGTACGGCATCGGCTCAGCCCCTGCCCTCGATCAGGTACTCGTCCTTGACCTTCACCTCGGCCACCCCGCGGCCCTCGGTGAACACCTGCCGCCAGTCTCCGCCGGTGAGGTGGAGCTCGTCGGTGCCCGTCATCCGTACCACGGTCAGGCCGTGGCCGTGCGCCTTGTGGGCCTTCACCCACAGGTTGGCGAAGGCCTGGGAGCGGATGATGTGCATCCAGTCCGGGCGGTGGATCTCCCGGTTGTAGGTCGATTCGCCCATGGTGGAGACGAACTTGGCGTACATCGACTTCACGTACTCCAGCGTCAGGTCGTCCCCGTCGGCGATCGCCCTGTCGCGGGCGTCGCGCAGGGTGGCGCGGAAGCGCTCCAGGATGTTCTCCGAGGAGACCGCGGTCCAGGACTCCAGGATCTGCGGCGGCTCGCACAGCGCGCCGTAGCGCTCGGTGGCGCAGCGCTCCAGCAGGCGCAGGGTGGGGTCGGTGATCCACAGCGGGCCGGGCTCCTCCCGCGCCCCCAGCGGGTTGGGCAGGTCCTCGCAGGTCCACTCCGGCGGGTCGACCAGGTAGATGCCGGAGCGGCGGCGCTTGCGGCCACCGGGGCCGTCCCGGTCGTCCAGCACGTCGCCGGCGCGGTGCTCCAGGGGGCCGATCGGCAGGTGGGCCTTGAGGGCGGAGAGGTAGGCCGCGTTCATGTCCAGCGCCACCACCTCGTGGGTGCCCTTCCCCAGGGCGCGGTTGCGCCACTTCGGGCGGGCCTCCCACACCTCGTCGGCGTCCTGCTTGGAGCGCTTGCGCAGCAGGTCCGGCAGCGGCGGGAAGAAGGTGTTGTCATAGCGGGCGCCGGTGCGGGAGGCCTTGAACAGGGCCATCGCGTCCGGGATGGCCCGCCGGTCCAGCGCGGTGGCGGCCGCCTCGACGTCGCCCTCGGCGGTGGCCAGCTCCTCCGCCACCGCCTGCGGGATCATCTCCTCCAGCTCCATGCCGGGCTGGACCAGCCGGGCGTCCGCGCGGGCGCCGCCAGGACGGCCGGCGGGGGCGGGCGCCGCGTCGGCGGGCCGGGGCGGGCGTTCTGATGCCGTGGCGGGCTCGGCGGCGGGCTCGGGCTTGGTCGCGGGCCCCGGGGCGGCGGCAGGCGGCCGGCCTGCGGATGCGGGCGCCGGTGCCGGTACGGGTACGGGTGCGGACGCGGACGGCGGGTTCGGGGCCGCGGGTCGGCAGAAGTTGCCCAGGTGGCGCGGGCGTCCCGCCGACCGGTACGGAGTGGGCTGCCCGCAGACCAGGCAGGGCCCCGGCGGACCGGTGACCAGTTCGCCGGCGGCGTCCCGGTCCATCGCCGGCAGTGCGTCCGGGCCCTCATGCGGATCGGGCCGCGGGCCCGGCTCGGCGTCCGCCGGCGGCGGCGAGGCGGCGGCGAGGCGCTCGGCCAGCCCCTCCAGCAACCGAAGGTACGCGGCCCGCTTGGCGGTCGGCGGCTCGGTGCGCCCGGCCTCCCAGCCGGCCAGCGTGCTGGGGTGGATCCCCAGGGCGCCCGCGACCTGGGGGCGGCTCAGTCCGGCGTCCTCGCGCAGTTGCCGGCGCACTGCCGGGGGCGGCAGCTCCACCGGCGGCGCGA contains the following coding sequences:
- a CDS encoding DUF4230 domain-containing protein, with the protein product MVAVPLAAALFLGAAALRWVPALVNPFAEHTVDRSGPAVLRSIQDMSRYDAAEGGYQVVVDLAKEARYLPSALVGTRTLYVGAGSVDAYVDLGGIGRGDVKVSGPHTVTVLLPHARLGGTVLDPKHSYVFAQERGVFSALGSLFSSSPDTTQQQVQELAAQKIQQAAASSGLTGRAEQNTRGMLQGLLHSLGYTDVTVDFGDGH
- a CDS encoding helix-turn-helix domain-containing protein; translated protein: MAMADDPFAAVDALLAGVAPPVELPPPAVRRQLREDAGLSRPQVAGALGIHPSTLAGWEAGRTEPPTAKRAAYLRLLEGLAERLAAASPPPADAEPGPRPDPHEGPDALPAMDRDAAGELVTGPPGPCLVCGQPTPYRSAGRPRHLGNFCRPAAPNPPSASAPVPVPAPAPASAGRPPAAAPGPATKPEPAAEPATASERPPRPADAAPAPAGRPGGARADARLVQPGMELEEMIPQAVAEELATAEGDVEAAATALDRRAIPDAMALFKASRTGARYDNTFFPPLPDLLRKRSKQDADEVWEARPKWRNRALGKGTHEVVALDMNAAYLSALKAHLPIGPLEHRAGDVLDDRDGPGGRKRRRSGIYLVDPPEWTCEDLPNPLGAREEPGPLWITDPTLRLLERCATERYGALCEPPQILESWTAVSSENILERFRATLRDARDRAIADGDDLTLEYVKSMYAKFVSTMGESTYNREIHRPDWMHIIRSQAFANLWVKAHKAHGHGLTVVRMTGTDELHLTGGDWRQVFTEGRGVAEVKVKDEYLIEGRG